Proteins encoded within one genomic window of Ammonifex degensii KC4:
- the dsrB gene encoding dissimilatory-type sulfite reductase subunit beta translates to MGLSTTRFGVFNPEKPHENRITDIGPRHFWEFFPPVIQRNYGKWLYHEILEPGVLVHVSETGEKVYTVRVGGMRTMSVAFVREICDIADKYCDGYVRFTTRNNIEFMVDSEEKLEALKKELASRKFYSGSYKFPIGGTGCSVSNIVHTQGYVHCHTPATDASSMVKALMDELFDYFQSMTLPAKVRIAVACCLNMCGAVHCSDIAMVGIHRKPPAIDTEYVAKLCEIPTVIASCPLGAISPATTPDGKKTVKIREDRCMFCGNCYTMCPALPIADKEGDGVAIVAGGKVSNRISPPKFSKVVVAYLPNNFPRFPEVCQTVKKILETYAKHARKYERLGDWAERIGWEKFFELCELPFTYHLLDDYRLALDTYRTSTQFRFTEAAWEVSKAARGI, encoded by the coding sequence ATGGGCCTTTCTACCACTCGGTTTGGTGTCTTCAATCCGGAAAAGCCGCATGAGAATCGCATAACGGATATAGGGCCGCGTCACTTCTGGGAGTTTTTCCCGCCCGTTATCCAGCGCAACTATGGCAAGTGGCTCTACCACGAGATCTTGGAGCCGGGTGTGCTGGTGCACGTGTCGGAGACGGGGGAGAAAGTCTACACGGTGCGTGTGGGTGGTATGCGCACCATGTCGGTAGCTTTCGTGCGGGAGATCTGCGACATCGCCGACAAGTACTGCGACGGTTATGTGCGCTTCACCACCCGGAACAACATTGAGTTCATGGTGGACAGCGAAGAGAAGCTGGAGGCGCTGAAGAAAGAGCTGGCTAGCCGCAAGTTCTACTCCGGGAGCTACAAGTTCCCCATTGGCGGCACGGGCTGCAGCGTATCGAACATCGTGCACACGCAGGGTTACGTGCACTGCCACACGCCGGCTACCGACGCCTCTTCGATGGTAAAGGCTCTCATGGACGAACTCTTCGACTACTTCCAGAGCATGACCCTGCCGGCCAAGGTCCGGATTGCGGTGGCGTGCTGCCTCAACATGTGCGGTGCCGTACACTGTTCGGACATCGCCATGGTGGGTATCCACCGCAAGCCTCCGGCTATCGACACGGAGTACGTGGCTAAGCTATGCGAGATTCCGACGGTCATCGCTTCCTGCCCGCTGGGTGCCATCTCGCCGGCTACTACTCCCGACGGCAAGAAGACGGTGAAGATCCGGGAAGATCGTTGCATGTTCTGCGGTAACTGCTACACCATGTGCCCGGCCCTGCCCATCGCCGACAAGGAAGGTGACGGCGTCGCCATCGTGGCAGGCGGCAAGGTTTCCAACCGCATCTCGCCGCCGAAGTTCTCCAAGGTAGTAGTGGCCTACCTGCCCAACAACTTCCCGCGCTTCCCGGAGGTGTGCCAGACCGTCAAGAAGATCCTGGAGACCTACGCCAAGCACGCGCGGAAGTACGAGCGGCTGGGTGACTGGGCCGAGCGGATCGGCTGGGAGAAGTTCTTTGAGCTCTGTGAGCTTCCCTTTACCTATCACCTGCTGGACGACTACCGTCTGGCTCTTGATACCTACCGGACCAGTACTCAGTTCCGGTTCACGGAGGCAGCGTGGGAGGTTTCTAAGGCGGCGCGCGGGATATAG